From the genome of Estrella lausannensis:
CTGTAAACACTAGTGAAAATAGAATTCTCTCATCTAGATAAATAGGGTATTTATTAATATACTCTAAGGCCCTTGTTTTACTTCTAAAATTAAAATCTTTACTCACCTCTTTTGAATCAGGATTGCAGGACCAATTGTCATACATTGGCATAAAATTATTTGAATCAATTTTATAAACACTTCCCCCTAAGATACCAATATCGTCATTCATCAATGAATTAATTAATGTCACTGCTGCGTCTTTTTCCCAAGCCAAATCGTTCATGCCAAATTTCTCTAAAGAGACAGCTTTTTCTAATATTTTTTTCTTAATACAACTCTGAATCATCTTTTCCTTATAGCTTATTAATGAGGAACAAAAAGTCTATGATTGATGGTCTTATCAGCTTCTATAATCCATTCAAAACATCCTTCTCTACCCTGATATCCACCAGGTAACGATACTCTTGTTCTTATTTTACCATCTCTACCAATAAGTAAATCAGCACGCCCAAATTTAGCATAGTTATCCACAATTCTCGGGAAACCGTGAAAATCAGGTAGTGCAGTTTTTCCATTTAGTCTCATATCTTTAATGACCTTTGGAGTGTAGCTTGTGCCTTTTAATGGATTAGGTTGTAAAATCTCCTTCGAAGACTTCGAAACTTTGCTAGCTGTTTGATTTACGCTCTGCTTTGTTAGTGCTACTTTAGTGGTCTTTTGAACGG
Proteins encoded in this window:
- the imm40 gene encoding Imm40 family immunity protein, which translates into the protein MIQSCIKKKILEKAVSLEKFGMNDLAWEKDAAVTLINSLMNDDIGILGGSVYKIDSNNFMPMYDNWSCNPDSKEVSKDFNFRSKTRALEYINKYPIYLDERILFSLVFTEDVD